CAAGACGTTGTAGGTGCAAGTGAGTTTGTAACTACTATGGAGTTGCCGGTCACAGGTAATTCGCCTTATGACTTGACACATATACTTATAGAGAACCCGGATGTTCAGGCATCCCCTGAAGCCATAAGTGCTGCAGGCAATGTGCATACTGCTGTGCATGATCTCGGCGATGCAGCCCAAGCTATGAGGCTCAATTTGGAAGAACTTGAAGATGCATTAGCAGAAGCACCAGCATCCGCACCGAAAGAGTCGGGGTCCGAGGTAGCAGAATCAGTAGGGAAAATAGACACAAATATGGCGGAGCTTAAAGGAGCCACCGAAGTTATACACACACAGACGGACGCGATCCTTGGTGTCGAAGGTATGCCGGATGAAGTGGCAGCTATGGCGGAGACAGCTCATCTAAGCACCCACTGCCTCGAGTTCATTGGGGTTTATATGGAAAGCTCTATCGGGAAGCTTGACACCTATAAAGCCGAGCCTGAGAAGAACAAAGCAAAAATGTTGGTTGATGCGGGAAAAACCGAAGCACTTCGGAAACTGTATCAAGACACAATAGATTCAGGTGATTTTGTAACTACTATGGAGTTGCCGGTTACGGGTAAATCGCCTTATGACTTGACACATTTACTTATAGAGAGCCCGGAGGTCCAGGCATCACCGGAAGCCATAAGTGCTGCAGGCGATGTGCACACTGCTGTGCATGATCTTGAAGATGCAGCCAAATCTATGAGGCTCAATTTGGAAGAACTTGAAGATGCATTAGCAGAACTTGAAGAACCAACGGCAACAGCGGCAGAAGAAACGAAACAGGCATCAGCAGGTACATCCAGCACGCCAGGATTTGGAGTCACCCTTGCCGTACTTGGCCTTATTGCAGCACTCTTCATTTCGACACGGAGAACGTAAGATAGTTGGCTTTCGAATAAACAGGGGTTTGTCGCCCCTGTCAATCTTTTTATTTTGAGGAACAAAGCAATGCATATATCTGATGGCGTTTTATCTCTTCCAGTTATAGCGGTTGGCTGGGTCGTAACAATCACGTTACTTGCAATAGTGCTCTGGCGGAGCAAAGATAGTATAGTAGAGCAGATACCAAAGATTTCGGTCATGACTGGCGCGTTCTTTATCGCATCCCTGATTCATGTGCCGATACCGCCTACGTCGGTTCACCTCATACTAAACGGTCTGCTGGGTGTGGTGCTTGGGGTGCTCGCATATCCCGCGATGTTCATTGGTCTTACTCTGCAGGCGCTTCTCTTCCAGCACGGGGGATTTACGACGATCGGGGTGAACACGATGAACGTGGGCGTACCCGCACTGATCGCTTACGGCGCATTCTGGATGGGGTCCAGAAGTGGAGTCCCAAAGGCGTTACTCGGCGCAATATGTGGCGGTCTTGCGGTGCTCACCACTGCGATCTTCCTGGCTATCTGCCTTATCACAACAGGTGATGAATTTCTGGACGTTGCAAAGGTTGCTGTAGCAGCGCACATCCCTCTCATGATAATCGAATCGATCATTACTGGTTCGGCAGTGGCTTTTCTGGTAAAGGTGAAACCAGAGATGCTACCAATAGATACGGAGGATAAAAGAAAATGAAAATAATCAGAATAATGGGCATTCTGGCACTGGTATTTATCCTGTGTACGGCACTGTGCCTTCCGGCATCCGCACACCGGGTATACGTGAAAGAACAGGTAAATGAGGTGCAGATAAGGGCATGGTACGGTGGCGGAGCGCCCATGGCGCACGCAGATGTGATGATATACGCAAACTCCACAAGTGGCGAAGAACTGTACCTTGAGGGTGCGACCGATGAGGGAGGAATGTACTATTTCACGCCAAAGCTGGGCGTATCCGGTTACAGGGTGGTTGTGGAAGCGACAGGGCACAAGGCAGAGAAGGAGTTTGATCTGGCAGCCGGAGGATTACAGGAGCCAGCAGAGATACCACTCTACATGCGGATAGTTGCAGGGTTTGGCTACCTGATAGGACTTGCCGGAATCGGAATGCTATTTGCCGCCCGAAAGTTGAAAAAAGAGTATGAAAACAGGTAGGGGGGATCAGTAACTTTATGGAGTATCCGGAGATCGACAAATACGCATTGCTCAAATCTCCAATACACAAGTTCGATCCAAGAGCAAAGATACTCACATTCTCCTTTCTTATTTTTCTGTTTGTATTCGTAAATGACCTTAAACTTGCTGTTATCAACCTATTGTTCGCAGTTGTTCTTCTTCTGATCTCAAGACTCCCCCTAAGATTCGTGTTCAATCGCATAAGGCTGGTATTCTTATTTGTTTTTCCGATTCTTGTGATCATGTCCCTGACTGTGAAAGGGAGTGAACTCATAGGAATCTACGGAGTATCAGTGACTTATGAGGGCGTCAGATACGGAAGTTTGATCATACTGAGGGCGGTTGCAGCGGTAACACTCGTGTTGACGATGCTTGGAACGATGAGGTTCGATACAACGATAAAGGCACTCTACATGCTTAAAGTGCCGGGCGCACTTGTCCAGATGCTGATGTTTACCTATCGCTACATCTTTGTTCTGCTGGAAGAGTTTTCCAGGATGTGTAGGGCAATGAGTTGCAAAGGATTCGTGTTAAAGGCGAACAGGTACGCGCTTTCAATGCTTGGAAACGTGATCGGGATGCTCATAGTCAAAAGTTATGAGAGATCTGATAGAGTGTACAAGTCAATGATCTCCAAGGGCTATACCGGGAATCCAATGACTATGACGAGGTTCAATATGGTGGCAGGGGATTATGCTTTAATCGTATTAATCATTGGTATCGCAATCCTGCTGCGCATGTATTCAGTGATACTGCCGGTGGTGTCATGACGTCTGCGATACGCGTCCGCGACCTGAATTACACCTATCCTGACGGGACGGTTGCGCTCGAGCACGTCTCGTTCGAGATCGAAAAAGGTGAATCTGTAGCGCTCATCGGACCGAACGGTGCAGGCAAATCGACGCTGCTGCTCCACTTAAACGGCATCCTGCACAGCAAAACATCACTTGGATCCATCAAGATCTTT
The sequence above is drawn from the ANME-2 cluster archaeon genome and encodes:
- the cbiQ gene encoding cobalt ECF transporter T component CbiQ, whose translation is MEYPEIDKYALLKSPIHKFDPRAKILTFSFLIFLFVFVNDLKLAVINLLFAVVLLLISRLPLRFVFNRIRLVFLFVFPILVIMSLTVKGSELIGIYGVSVTYEGVRYGSLIILRAVAAVTLVLTMLGTMRFDTTIKALYMLKVPGALVQMLMFTYRYIFVLLEEFSRMCRAMSCKGFVLKANRYALSMLGNVIGMLIVKSYERSDRVYKSMISKGYTGNPMTMTRFNMVAGDYALIVLIIGIAILLRMYSVILPVVS
- a CDS encoding PGF-CTERM sorting domain-containing protein, giving the protein MAQDVSVVVEKIDANMAELEGAAKIIHEETDAIIGIEGVPDEMKDTAETVHLSTHALNHIGVYMGNDIEKLDTYKADPDKNRGEMLFTLGKIEALRKLYQDVVGASEFVTTMELPVTGNSPYDLTHILIENPDVQASPEAISAAGNVHTAVHDLGDAAQAMRLNLEELEDALAEAPASAPKESGSEVAESVGKIDTNMAELKGATEVIHTQTDAILGVEGMPDEVAAMAETAHLSTHCLEFIGVYMESSIGKLDTYKAEPEKNKAKMLVDAGKTEALRKLYQDTIDSGDFVTTMELPVTGKSPYDLTHLLIESPEVQASPEAISAAGDVHTAVHDLEDAAKSMRLNLEELEDALAELEEPTATAAEETKQASAGTSSTPGFGVTLAVLGLIAALFISTRRT
- the cbiM gene encoding cobalt transporter CbiM, with translation MHISDGVLSLPVIAVGWVVTITLLAIVLWRSKDSIVEQIPKISVMTGAFFIASLIHVPIPPTSVHLILNGLLGVVLGVLAYPAMFIGLTLQALLFQHGGFTTIGVNTMNVGVPALIAYGAFWMGSRSGVPKALLGAICGGLAVLTTAIFLAICLITTGDEFLDVAKVAVAAHIPLMIIESIITGSAVAFLVKVKPEMLPIDTEDKRK
- a CDS encoding carboxypeptidase regulatory-like domain-containing protein; the encoded protein is MGILALVFILCTALCLPASAHRVYVKEQVNEVQIRAWYGGGAPMAHADVMIYANSTSGEELYLEGATDEGGMYYFTPKLGVSGYRVVVEATGHKAEKEFDLAAGGLQEPAEIPLYMRIVAGFGYLIGLAGIGMLFAARKLKKEYENR